The stretch of DNA CCTTTTCCTTTGCAATAGCCCGTCTCCCGACCAAAGAGTTCTGCCATCATCCGCTTGACATCCGCCCCTTTGGCGATGCAATGTCCGTGTCCCCTGTGAGTACTGGTGATTTTGTCCTTCGGTTGCAACACCGCACACGCCCCAGCGGCAGTTGCCTCCTGTCCCACGCATAGGTGTGTTGTTCCGTGAATCGCCCCTTTGGCAAAAAATTCGTCCACTTTTTCGTCAAAATACCGAATCAACCACATCTGATGGAGCAATTCCGGGAGAAGTTCCCTTTTGATCGGAAGTGTATCCATGGAGATCAATTTGTCTCCCCCCTCACACTTGAATGTTATCGCTTACATTTTACAAATGTTCATTTCAGTTACATTTGTTAAACTCACCTTCATGCTATGAATTTGACAGAAGATTGTCAATGGAAAATATAAGAAAAAAAGAGCCTTGTCGCTCAAGACCAACACGATTTTCTCCTCTGGATCGACGATTTGGCCGGCCTGCAACAATTTCTACAAGAAAATGATCCCAACCCCTCCAAACCGAATGAAGCGATAGCATACAAAAACACCCCGCCGAATAGCGGGGTGTTTTTGTATGCGGTTGTTTCAGTTGATATGGACATGATTTATCCACGCTAAATGGTATTCACTCTACTCCACCCTCTGCACAGGCAGTCCCCTCTCACTCAATCGCTGCAACACCTGGGGAGAGGATTGGGTATCGGTGATGATTGCATCGATCTCTTTCCAATCTGCAAAAACGGCGAAGGTCCTTCTATCAAACTTACTGTGATCAATCAACAAGGTACTGTGGTCGGCGATGGCGATCATCCGCCGTTTCAGCTGTGCTTGCCATTCGTTGGAGTCGCTTAAACCACTTCTTAAATCGGCTCCTCCGCAGGAGAAGAACAGTTTGTTTACATGGTATCCTTCCAAGGAGCGCTCCGCCAAAGGGCCGATATACGACAAGGAACGCGGTGATAAAGCTCCTCCGGTAGAGATTACTTGGATATGCATGCGATCGGCCAATTCGACCGCCACTTTGATGGAGTTGGTTAAAACCGTCAAGGGTATATCCGACAACAACCGTGCCATTTGCCAAGCGGTGGTGCTGGCGTCAAGAAGGATGGTATCCCCTTCTTCCACTCGTTTTACCGCTTCCCGAGCAATGGCTGTCTTTTCGGTGACATAGGTAATCTCCCGCTCCTGGAAGGATGTCTCCCGCTCCCCATTTTTCTTCAGGGTGACGGCCCCGCCGTGACTGCGGAGCAATTTCCCCTGAGACTCCAACCGTTCCAGATCCCGACGGATGGTTTCTTCCGTCACCCCAAATCGTTTCGCCAATTCGGTGACGCGAATACTCCCCTCCCGATCGACACTCGCCACAATCTCATGGCGCCGTTCCGCGACTAACATTCCCTTCCCTCCACTACTTTGCAATTCCTGTCACTCCCTATCTTATCACCTTTTGAAACCGTTCATAATGGTCATCCCAGCGTTCGGTTTGCGCTGGTTCGTAAGTTTTGCGGGGGAAAGAACGAGCAACCAACCTCCGCCCCTCTTCCAAGGAGGAGATTTCCTTGGCCGCCAGCAATTGCATCAGCAAATTACCGATGCCGCTGGCTTCCACCGGACCCGCAACTACTGGACGTTCACACGCGTTCGCCGTCCATTGGCACAGCGACCGATTCTGTATGCCTCCCCCTACCATGTGCAACACTTCAATCTTTTTCCCGATCAATTCTTCCAACCGTTCCAACGTCCATCTGTATTTAAAAGCGAGGCTCTCGGTAACTGTTCGCAGTAGGGACCCGTCGGAGATTGGAATTGGTTGTCCGCTTTCTGAACAGGCGTTTCGGATACGGTCCGACATCGACCCCGAAGCCAAAAAGCGTCGATCATCGGGGTCAACAAAGGCAAGGAAAGGCGGTTCTTCTGCCATCAGCTCCGTCATTTCTTCCCATGTATAATCCTTTCCCTGTCTCTCCCACTCCCGCTTAATCTCCTGCAATAACCACAACCCCATGATGTTTTTTAAAAACCGAAACGCCTCTACTCCCCCTTCATTGGTAAAATTGAGGGCAAGTGCACGCTCGGAACAAATGAGACGATCCACTTCCGTTCCCAGCAGAGACCAGGTTCCACTGCACAGATAGGCGGAAGGCTGCGATCCGGAGGGAACCGCTGCAACCGCTGATCCGGTATCATGAGTCGCCACCGCGATCACATTGATCCCCGTTGCTCCCAATTCCGCCGCCACCGCCGGCATCAGTTTGCCGAGATTGGACCCTGGAGAGACGACATCGGTAAACAGTTGCTCCGAGATGTCCAAGGCTTTCAGCAGAGTGGAAGACCAGGTGTTTTGCACTGGGTTGAACAGTTGGGTCGTGGTGGCGTTGGTATACTCGGTCACTTTTTGACCGGTTAAAAAATAATGAAAAAGATCGGGTATCATCAGAAGGGTATCCGCTTGCTCCAAATGTAAATCATTCGCTTCCTTTAGCGCCGCCAGTTGGTATACAGTGTTAAAGGGGAGAAATTGAATCCCCGTCTCCCGAAAAATCTCGCCGCGCGGTATCCTTTGGGTCACTTTTTCCATGATGCCATCGGTACGGCGGTCCCGGTAGTGAACCGGGTTTCCCAACAGGCGTCCCTTGCTGTCCAACAAACCAAAATCGACCGCCCATGTATCGATTCCTAGGGATGCAATCGGCTCCCCTTCGTGACAAACCCGGCGAATTCCCTGTTTTACATGGTGGAATAGACGCAAAAAATCCCAATGCATCGTCTGATGCACGGTTACCGGTTCATTTGCAAACCGGACTTTCTCCTCGACTGCAAGCCGTTCTCCGTCAAATGTACCGGCCAAAAGACGTCCACTCGCCGCACCTAAATCGACGGCCAATCCCTTCCACGCCACTAACCTTCCCCCTTTCCGTTATATAACATTCAACCATTTCTTCACCAACTGGCCCCTCCCACGCCGCGATCCTGGATCTTCTCTACGTAACCGCTTTCTAAAAACGCCTTCATCGGCTCCGGCGGCAGCCCCCTCTCTTCCCGTACCATGTGCAACAGGGGTTCCACATCCTGCTCAAACGCTTCCCTCACCGCCGCTTCCGCCCGCAAGACATCCAAGTCAACCTGCGCCTCCTCCAACTCCTTCCAGTTGATGAGAAGAGCTTTGGCATACAAGGTTTGCACATTTAACACCGACCGAATCATCGCCGGAATCTTCGGTTCAATGTTGTGACTCTGGTCGATCATATAAGCGATGCGCTCCGCCGTCCTGCGTGCACCGGCGTTTTCTTCCTCCCGTAAAGCGGCCACGATTTGATAGAAGATCAGAAAGATTTCATAGGGATTGGTGGTTCCCACAATCAAGTCGTCATCCGCATATTTACGCCCATTGAAGTGAAATCCGCCCAGCCGTTCTTCGTCTAACAGATACGCCACGAGATGTTCCACATTGGTTCCCTGGGGATGATGGCCCGTATCGACCAGAACCTCCGCCTGAGGGCCCAATTTGGTTGCCAGATTGAAAGCCATTCCCCAGTCGGCCAGATCGGTATGATAAAAAGCCGGCTCAAAAAATTTATACTCAATCAGGAGTCGCATTCCTTGATCCAGCTCCCGGTAGGTCTCTCTAAGCGCCTCCTCCATCCAGCGCTTACGCTTACGAATATCAGCCTGCCCTGGATAATTGGTGCCGTCCGCCAGCCATAAGCTGACGATGTCCGATCCCACTTCCCTGGCGATTGCGACACATTCCCGTAAATGCGCCGTCGCTTTGCGCCGGATCGCTTGATCGGTATGGGTGATGCTCCCCAACATATAATCATCATCTTGAAACAGATTTGGATTGACGGCACCGATCTTAATGCCGAGGGACTCGGTGTGTTCACGCAAGCGGCTGTAATCGTCCACTTTGTCCCAGGGGATATGAATCGCCACACTGGGGCTTAATCCGGTAAAGCGGTGCACTTGTGCGGCGTCTTCCATCTTTTCAAAGGTCGTTCGGGGAACACCCGCTTTCTTAAACACCTGAAAACGAGTGCCTGAATCCCCGTATCCCCAGGAAGGGGTCTCGATTTTAAGCTGTTTCAACCGTCGCTTCACTTCTTCCAACGATATCCCACGATCCGCTTGATGGGCTTCAAACACTTGTATCCTTGCATCGTTTATCATCGACCTTCCTCCTTTTGTTTTATCGTGTGAAAGCGGCGGGCACTCCGCCATCCACCGTTATCATACACCCCGTCGTCTTCGCCGCTTTCGATGAAGCCAAATACAGAACGGTCTCTGCGATATCA from Desmospora activa DSM 45169 encodes:
- a CDS encoding DeoR/GlpR family DNA-binding transcription regulator, which produces MLVAERRHEIVASVDREGSIRVTELAKRFGVTEETIRRDLERLESQGKLLRSHGGAVTLKKNGERETSFQEREITYVTEKTAIAREAVKRVEEGDTILLDASTTAWQMARLLSDIPLTVLTNSIKVAVELADRMHIQVISTGGALSPRSLSYIGPLAERSLEGYHVNKLFFSCGGADLRSGLSDSNEWQAQLKRRMIAIADHSTLLIDHSKFDRRTFAVFADWKEIDAIITDTQSSPQVLQRLSERGLPVQRVE
- a CDS encoding rhamnulokinase; the encoded protein is MAWKGLAVDLGAASGRLLAGTFDGERLAVEEKVRFANEPVTVHQTMHWDFLRLFHHVKQGIRRVCHEGEPIASLGIDTWAVDFGLLDSKGRLLGNPVHYRDRRTDGIMEKVTQRIPRGEIFRETGIQFLPFNTVYQLAALKEANDLHLEQADTLLMIPDLFHYFLTGQKVTEYTNATTTQLFNPVQNTWSSTLLKALDISEQLFTDVVSPGSNLGKLMPAVAAELGATGINVIAVATHDTGSAVAAVPSGSQPSAYLCSGTWSLLGTEVDRLICSERALALNFTNEGGVEAFRFLKNIMGLWLLQEIKREWERQGKDYTWEEMTELMAEEPPFLAFVDPDDRRFLASGSMSDRIRNACSESGQPIPISDGSLLRTVTESLAFKYRWTLERLEELIGKKIEVLHMVGGGIQNRSLCQWTANACERPVVAGPVEASGIGNLLMQLLAAKEISSLEEGRRLVARSFPRKTYEPAQTERWDDHYERFQKVIR
- the rhaI gene encoding L-rhamnose isomerase, with product MINDARIQVFEAHQADRGISLEEVKRRLKQLKIETPSWGYGDSGTRFQVFKKAGVPRTTFEKMEDAAQVHRFTGLSPSVAIHIPWDKVDDYSRLREHTESLGIKIGAVNPNLFQDDDYMLGSITHTDQAIRRKATAHLRECVAIAREVGSDIVSLWLADGTNYPGQADIRKRKRWMEEALRETYRELDQGMRLLIEYKFFEPAFYHTDLADWGMAFNLATKLGPQAEVLVDTGHHPQGTNVEHLVAYLLDEERLGGFHFNGRKYADDDLIVGTTNPYEIFLIFYQIVAALREEENAGARRTAERIAYMIDQSHNIEPKIPAMIRSVLNVQTLYAKALLINWKELEEAQVDLDVLRAEAAVREAFEQDVEPLLHMVREERGLPPEPMKAFLESGYVEKIQDRGVGGASW